GAGTCTGACTATTACACGCCCCAGGGTGAATTCCGTGTCGACAAAGATGGGTCCCCAACGCTGCTCAACTGCCTTATGTATAAGATGTGCTACTACAGATTCGGGCAGGTCTACACTGAGCAGAGTAAGTCAGCTGTACAACACTGTTACATTTTCTTTAGTTAAGACTTATTTCTTTAAGCTGAATGGTAAAGATAATTTTCAGCTTTTAGAATCATGCtcaagtctgtttcctgggtagaaacctgTACTGATGTCTATTTAGATAAACCTTGTTTCCTTAGTGGCGATTGTTTCCTTAGTGGCGATTGAACCCTTTACCTGTTCAGTGAGAACACTTTCACACTCTTGAAAACTCTTTATGCTTATACATAATGATGATAGATTTAGGCAATGGGAACAATCTTGATATTGCCCGTGTTTCATgcattataatgattattatcATTGTCGTCATTATCATAATTTCTGCTCTTCAATGCATGAAGAAGTAAGCTACACTCATAGAAATTAGgctttttttttgttcaaagtgTAAGAGTCCTCAAGTTCTTGTTAGTCCAAAATCATAATTGATTCCAATTTCACTGTCAAAAAGATAGTGTAGTTAGGTAAGGGTCTGTTTTATCACTGAAAAAACATCGTTATTTTGTCTGGGTAAAATTACGCATCTTCCCCATGCAAGAAACTACCAAGATTGCAAAAGGTGggaaaaaaaaaagatcaaattGATCTGCTTGGGGAAAAAAAGGATAGTTTCTGGAAAGGAGCTGGATAATAATAACTGCCACGCCTTGGTGTTGTTTAAAAGTTACTTCAACATTTCATGAGAACAATTTATTCATACTATTTGTAATTAtgttacttttatttcattttcctaAAATCTTCAGGCAAGCCCACCGGTTACGACAGAGTAAGGAATGCTGAGATCGGCAACAAAGATTTTGAGCTCGATGTTTTAGAAGAGGCCTACACCACAGAACATTGGCTCGTTAGAATATACAAGGTCAAAGATCTGGACAATCGTGGACTGTAGACTATGAAGTTTTAATTATCTAGAATAGTACATAGTTATAAACAATTAGGATGTTTTCAGGGGTAATAAGAAATTTAGTGAcactttttcaaattttgttgaaaatgttttgaatttatagaaatttatagtgataataatgcattttaaaggcAAACATATGAAGCTGGTgcctgtttaaataaagattttagtCATTATGTGCAAATATCTTAGGGTCATATAtctgttattttgatattttgtaaaaactgaGCTTAAGCCAATATTACAGACAAGAACACAGTTGAAAAAATGGAGAGAAAAACGACTTATTGTAAAATGCAATGTTCCTACCGATTTGAAAGTTTTGAAGTTATGacttaaacttttttattgaaatggtgCTCAGCTGTTCAACTTGAAGAATATCATTGTCATGAATTGTGTtagttatattaaatgaattgtcatataaataatttcattttttgagtGAAAAGTGTATTTAACTGTTTGTCACTAGTGTGAATGTGTTATAAAAAGTGGCATTGTGAAAATTATGTTATTAATGAATTTTGTATACAACATTGACaggataataataaaatcatatcaCTTACTGAATACTTGAATGCTTACAGTTTGTATTTTACTTTGTCAGTTAAGTATGTGCCAAACATAAAGATGACTGTATCTCGATATGACCAAGGAATGTTATAATGTAAATGATTTACAAGGCTAAATATGAACCGCATAAAGCAAAAATGAGCCTTCACACAAGAAAAGCTATAACATCGTACGGTATTGTCAGAAAAATTATGACATCATACAGTATTGGTATTTGTATTTCATGCCTATGTTTAGGGCAAGAAACAGATCTATCTGTTGCAGTTCATGCATTGTTGACTTacaaaaagaatgtttaaaatttatttgtcacaatacaatacataacCAATGACTTAAAACACATGACAAAGAATATcatatgcatacatattttacccattgaaaaaaataaaacatgaaaaaagtaGTTTCTGTTTTTCTATACAATTTATAAACTACAATAAAAGCACTAGTTTAATGAAAAATCTGCATTACTATTGTAATGGAAACAAGCTGAATCTAGATCAAACTCAATTTTGGTTTTTGAATGATggaaatgtaattttaataatgccaaaaagcttttaaaaaaatcagtgtaTATATATGACTGATTTTGATGCACTCACAAGAAAAAAACACCTGCAGCCATTTTTATAAAGCCTGGTTAAGTTGTCTAAAGGTCAACTTCAGATTAGTTTGGTCGATTTAGTGATTTGATTGGCTTATATTAATTTTCAGATAAAGATTTACCAATGAATGATTATTTTGGCAAACTTGGAACAAACCAATGACCTAACCAGTTATATATAATTTGCTGCTAGGGTAAATCACATGGCACAttgaaatgatttcattggctaatattaatttttggataaatattgaccaatggATGAATATTTTGGCTATCGTTAACTAAAccagttatatatattatttgctGCTAGGGTAAATCACATGGCACAttgaaatgatttcattggctaatattaatttttggataaatattgaccaatggATGAATATTTTGGCTATCGTTAACTAAACCAAAGTcataaccagttttatacaattggctgctggaGTAAACCTCATGGTCACAttgaaatgatttcattggctaatattaatttttggataaatattgaccaatggATGAATATTTTGGCTATCGTTAACTAAACCAAAGTcataaccagttttatacaattggctacTGGAGTAAACCTCATGGTCACAttgaaatgatttcattggctaatattaatttttggataaatattgaccaatggATGAATATTTTGCCTATCGTTAACTAAACCAAAGTcataaccagttttatacaattggctgctggaGTAAACCTCATGGTCACAttgaaatgatttcattggcttttattatatttttgaatagaTATTGAccaatgaatttatattttggcTAACTTGATCCAAACCAAATAATTAACCAGttgtatacaattggctgctggaGTAAATGACATGCTCACatgaaaatgatttcattggctaatattaattttcgaataaatattgaccaatgaaTGAATATTTTGGCTAACGATAACCAAAGCTGTAACCAGTTTTTAAtaataactacatgtattgcCTGCTGGGGTAAATGAcatgtttcaaacaaaaatatctgATATGTCCTCTTGTGCACTGGGATTCAACATCTTGTCGTTCAGTATTTGCTGCTTAGTTTTGAGAGAAAATCCCTTTTCTTGGTGATGTCTGGAAAAAGAAAGCCAtatttaattaatgcatttcTTGAAAGCATGAAACAGAAGTAATGTGTACCTTGAATTTCTAGCtctggggcggtattcataaaacatcccAAGTCATTTTTAAAAGTCATTCTCCTAACTTGAGTATCTCTCTAagcatatgatataataacttgAATATCTTGATTTACTTCATTTTCActgattttatcaaaaatgcatactattatgttaaaaacactcattttttttatttttcataacactcatacttttcttttaatttgactctGGTAATTTTAGGAAATTGACCTACATGTAGataaagaaatgacttaagaagttttaggAATACCGCCCTGTTATATTTAACATGTGCGATGTCATCTCTAGCTCATAGGAATGTACTCGGGGGCTCTTGGTCATCTCAATATTACCTATAATTGATAAGAGGATCGGGAAACTAAACCCGAAACTTCCAAAATGGCGTCACATTATTATAATAGAAAAGGTGGCATAAGTTTAGAAAGTGTTTCCTAACATATTGAAGCAGATATTTgcccttatatgacattcaaaatatcactgcggtcacatgacctgacaGTGAATTTTAGCTTGGTCACGTttcaaaaaggttgaaaatgtttctgatagtcaaaatatctctttttcgggTAATGGGATTTAACCATTGTACacaaaagtgaggtataataaatcaaaatattcgtTAAAGGCTGCATGGAATGTAACAATGCTTTGTTTTTACCAACAGTGCTAGAGTCTCCGAAAATCCAAGATAGCCTATATGGCCGccaaaaagtgaaaaaatacagtactgttaagaccaaacttgataCACTGTTTGCGCTGCAAATGTGTTGAAGAGAACAAACTCAGAACTTACTGGTAATCATCTCCTTAAACGCGGCCTTTTCCGTCCCGCTCGAACTTGCGGAGCCTCTGTAAACATACCATTTGACAAGGTTACCGTTTTCTggtaatgttattatttttatgacaaaGATACAACCGATTGGCAATGTTTTTCAACTGCTTTTTATTCATGCGTTTTGGGGGTTAAGTGAAACTATAATGTGGAATAGCTGATATTAAACATTCCGTCATGTGCAACAGTACTAGTATACTGTTTTAACGGCAACAGCATAGGGCCCCGTTCCAATCAAGACCGCTTTTGGCGTACATTGCGTTTCAAAAAAGAATATCGTAATAATATTTATCGTATAGATTCTGCCCTTAAATTGGAAGTTACAAGTAGCGTAAGATAAACGACTaagatattttactgaaactgtGGCCCTGTGTTTGAAATTCATGATGCAAAATTTGGTAAATGGTATACTAGTATATGAACCTATTGACAATGAACAATCACTCGACAAAATCACAGCGAAATTTTGTTCAATATCAGAGTTTGATGAATGCCCAAAGCTCTTTATAGTCATTACAAACAGTAGGTTAACTGCTTTTTAATTTAACATGTTTGAGTATTACGTATTTTGGCGACATATTTTTTATCGCAAATCCTAAAAATCCTACACGTTATAAATGCTActtaggccactccttttttattttttggtttacaagaatttttgggaaaaatgtccATCGggcggtcgaaaaaaaaaaaaaaaaaaaaaaaggaaaaaagtcacaaaacatactcttgaagggtaaaaatcagagaacaacataaaaacattgaaaatttataacatttacatgactttttaaactgctattaatgcatgttttaatacactcaaagtttcaaagttctaattaaacacacagtttaaatcttacatactgtgcatataaaacatcaatgaaattgactataaaacatgtttacatgtataaactacactttttatcaaagatacattgaatatcactcagcaagacatttgttaagcTTCAAGGGTATgataaagcaaaagtgaatgcagaacactaaattgaacaatattaaattgaaagaaaagagaaggcaattttacgcattaaaatacaaaaaattgcactgtattaaaacaatacatactattttctaaacattgtttcagttatttcaatattggaaaatgccaataaagtgaaataattaccaattttgtaaataaggaagtaacattttatgaagacatttgagctttaactttgtgaaagcaattcctgaaaaactaaaaaccaaactagacctagatttgagttttaataacctttaccatggtgggtcctagttgtgtgtaactcgatccatgctaagttcggatattttcggaccgggatatttaccatgggatgttcaccaaatccatttcaaattcaaatcttgcagcaaattaccacatcagtacataaaaatcacataacaaaataataaatctagcatgtgacttaactttatgtaccaatgatagtaacagagaaatccataattatgtatcggatattttcatcttcttccaactccgccattttgtgtatacacgagttcacagagcatctatacttcatgcttgtttatttttcattttaaagagtattccttggttacaacaacaaatctcattaatagagaaatatcaagttcataacaaattgaaatggacttattcaaaatagttttccgtgttattttatctaaatgttttgcacacaactcatgacattagtattaaaatgtcattgagacatgtgttcaactctttcattgtttttactctactattaacccaaacatgaataaacatgtaatctagaataaacacaagcttaacattgactcaataacaagtatttccaaaccatttttgtgatttcaaatccataaacaccatcgaccgaacttgtgaaactaggtcaccggtgtaaactttgaaattttactttcgatttcaccactcacacttagtgcactgttatttgatatttaaccataaaatgttataaaatgtttttctcacacataatttacagatatttgtgtctactaattcgatggcagccgctgacaattttattttttatctataaacaacaatatttccatgacctaaattggcggggaataacaacaatcacgtgacagttattgtttgtgtcggctgttaaatttgccaatgtttattgctattgttattttaacaactcctgcatattttaattaattatttcatacaaagaatgactgctgtcgtcaattccgccattgccatcagcgctgccataacagttgactggctcacatgctatcactataaattggcaaatacggccacggaacaacaaaccagtcgagatctactgcattcgtactcttatctgtgcgtttttctttcgtttcgcaccaaaatcaatacggtcgggaaaataattttgaaaaaatagtgaaattcatttttttattttttttgtacttttcggaaaattagacccgccggttttgtaaaccaatttatataaaagtagtggccttatAAAGAAATTTTTAACCTCTTtttacttttcttctttttcttagACTTGCTCTTGCCATCTGACACGCTTTCCTCTCTTTGTTCGACCCTGACCGGTTCAAGATGGATCTTTGGCTTGTCCTTGGGCTCAGGAAAAGGCACGTGCACTGATcggatataaaataaatagggtGTAATGATTTAAGCCAGCAAATTATGGTACCGGtgtattattaagtattgagatataattatttaaaataatgaaatgtacTTATAAGCGCAGAAATTAAATATCCTTATAAAAGTATGACTAGACAACCCGATGAAAAGATACCGCggaaagtattttaaaatagatGGGACATTAATATTTGACCATTACCCTTGAACAAAGGCAATGAAGTGGACATGTAGCTAAAAAAACAGGAATTTtgctattacaatgttttaaggtatttgaatgccatgtaATTTCAGAAAGATATTCTGAAAATTTCATGTTGATATCACTTACATTGCGTAAGTTACGTGTTTACAAGTGAGAtcatgtattgcgcattttgaatactaaatttgacgtcattcaaatGACGTCGTAATGAAAgtgcattattcaaatgacgtgcaaaattattgtatcaacattacaactagcttataatttaaattattttcttatcacagaatctttaaggaacataaataaaaataaaaataatgaatcatttttgtattttaatacatttggccgttttaaacacagactatcaatccagtcaaaatatgtcaggacgaaatccatggttgctatggaaacatgagtaaaccaatggtcataaattatcgagaaaatgatgcaccagtgacaaaccttaaaaagaaagaattcaggaagaaattgatttacatagaaaaaataattatttatggcattttttattaatgattatttcatttgtaataattatgtccgatggcccaaaatcgcgcgatgcggctcatataTAACTTAAGTCAGTTTTATGGTcaaacatcattgacttcattcactctacaGGAAAGTTAATTATGACACGAAATCCGATTGGCTACATCAATATAAGATTCAAATATTAAGACAATTTGTTAATACCAGCCCAGCCTATTGCATGAACACATCAACTGAAGATTTTTTTggatatcatgtttaattaatgtgcaATATACCAGGGTTGTAGGATTCCTGTCCTGCAACGAATCCGGAATATCTCTCTGCCTCTTTTCTCTCGTCAGCTTTTTTCTCATTGGTCGGTTCATCATGATTGACAGTGATCTTTGCTGACGTCACCTTGCTTGAAAGCTTGTCATTGGACACATACTTGTGGGCGGGGTCTTCGCTTATCGGTCTCGATTCATTGCTGGATTTACTGGTTCTCTTCTTCAGCTTCTTTGGTGACGTTGACGATGCCGAATGCTCTTTCCTTCGTCCGTCTCTGTAAAtagttatgatttattttatgctttcatgtggtttatagagatttatcagtgaaataacaatttatatttcactgtttgaaacaaatttatattattcaaGTTTTGGTATTTTAGCCCGCTGTCAGTTCCAAATCCAACTCCAGGGCGCACTTGGCTGGGACATGATTTCAAAGACGTCAATTTcagaaatgacgttacgttcgcaAGCAAATTTGGGCGTTTTACTACAACgtgtatttaaatgaattttaactCCAATTTTTGGcatatgataaattaaataattgtctgtTTCGGTGTAAGACAGCAATATATTTTAGCTTAAGAACACCAAAAGTGCATATTTCACTCGTAGCTACGAGCTGTCTTTTGGTGCCCACGAGCTGAAATAGTTCACGATCTCACACTgcaacaaacaattatcctctataacTTATTTACTGTCAATTTCAATATATCGCGCTGAAAGGAAACTGATGCAGCTGCTTCTTGATTCAAAGTCACTTAGAATCCTTTTGCATGCATCTCTTGGAACCATAATAAGAATTATGTTGAAGAAATGATTTACTGGCAAAACGCAccaataaaatcaatcaatAGCCAACGGGACTAGAGAATGATGTgggtaatacatgtacatcatttaacaatttgaaaaacTTGTATTATTTGGTACTGGAAAGAATCACGTGTCATAAGTATTTGGTACTGGAAAGAATCACGTGTCATAAGTATTTGGTACTGGAAATAATCACCTGTCATAAGTATTTGGTACTGGAAAGAATCACGTGTCATAAGTATTTGGTACTGGAAAGAATCACGTGTCATAAGTATTTGGTACTGGAAAGAATCACGAGCCATAAGTATTTGGTACTGGAAATAATCACCTGTCATAAGTATTTGGTACTGGAAAgaatattatcatttgaaataatatttgtaagCACATAAAACCCTTAccaattatacaaaaaataatatttggtcacAAGGCATCAAAAATTCACATATTTACACATGGGGTACCTCAACTGTGGACAGAAAGACGACAGAACTGGTTGGTAGGCATCAAAGAATAAAAGATAGAATAAAAACATCCGAGAAATATACCTCTGAGCGGACGTTTCGCTACCAGGGCGTGACGACTTAGACGCGCGCAATGACTGCTTCCGGCGTTCTAGAATCCTGAGACGTCTCTCTTCTGCATCGCGTCGATCGCTGATTGGTGTTTTTATAGTTGAAAAAATAACGTTTGTTATATCATATCCGGAAAGAAATTACATTCAAAACAGTCcagtgtgtatatacatatatgactaTAGTATTCTTAATTTAAATGTTCGTAATCATTTGAATCATGTGAATTAATATCTAAACATAACGAAGTGTAGATCTGATAagtgtgtattttttaaagtcataaattacattttaacattcGAACACCATTTATCCGAATTTATCGCTTTACGAATTATTTTTTGGTCccgattttatttcttttttgtttaaataaaatggatATCAATAATCCGCAATCGCGATCTAATATTTCACCTCACCAATAGTTCGCAAACGCTGTCATTTTCTAAAACTGTTAATCCGAGAtaacattaaattgattttttttatctgggTCCCGACGACTTCGGATAATcggtgtttaaatgtatctaAAATAGGCAGTATAACTATTTTTTGAGGCCTTCAAATAACTACAGCCTTTTTACGCTTAAGTGA
This genomic stretch from Mya arenaria isolate MELC-2E11 chromosome 10, ASM2691426v1 harbors:
- the LOC128205865 gene encoding uncharacterized protein LOC128205865; amino-acid sequence: MDRFLPEFLIPLLSAFLLFTRITAQCNDTMIDSEKGQHSVSLTLYRAQPSDFATAAFKTSVAEVANSKCTTDSMNCNLNTCCSFTSAHIEVYNLLAKEKDMTLTLHIEIPTGASGTNTLCLVEVQFLKTIMESARESVHSSTDRWITYIDTEFYGIPPPTTVNRIVIPIVCLLTTLLGIVTIVLKNVSDRRDAEERRLRILERRKQSLRASKSSRPGSETSAQRDGRRKEHSASSTSPKKLKKRTSKSSNESRPISEDPAHKYVSNDKLSSKVTSAKITVNHDEPTNEKKADERKEAERYSGFVAGQESYNPVHVPFPEPKDKPKIHLEPVRVEQREESVSDGKSKSKKKKKSKKRGSASSSGTEKAAFKEMITNITKKRDFLSKLSSKY